From one Dermacentor silvarum isolate Dsil-2018 chromosome 3, BIME_Dsil_1.4, whole genome shotgun sequence genomic stretch:
- the LOC119446844 gene encoding phosphoserine phosphatase, giving the protein MLNLFSRFLAIRAGQLQRRQLWSRVGAKLNSAPGISTMPGSVTESNLTESQTRAMWRAADCVCFDVDSTVCMDEAIDELARFSGRDKEVAELTNKAMRGGMTFKEALELRLELIQPTARMLQEYIEQNPPRLSVGIEELVAQLQSRGVAVYLVSGGFRSIIEGVADEIGIPRKNIFANQIKFYFNGEYAGYDEKQPTSHQDGKARVVSFLKQKYGYQRVVMVGDGATDLAACPPADAFVGYGGNQVREKVKKAASWFVYSFDELVQELNRN; this is encoded by the exons ATGCTCAACCTCTTCTCGAGATTCCTGGCCATCCGT GCGGGCCAGCTTCAACGGCGGCAGCTGTGGTCTCGAGTCGGCGCCAAGCTGAACAGTGCACCAGGTATTAGCACCATGCCCGGATCGGTGACTGAGAGCAACCTAACCGAGAGCCAAACACGTGCCATGTGGAGAGCCGCCGATTGTGTCTGCTTCGACGTCGATTCGACGGTGTGTATGGACGAAGCCATCGACGAACTTGCCCGGTTTTCAGGCAGGGACAAGGAAGTTGCTGAATT AACAAACAAGGCTATGCGTGGGGGCATGACATTCAAGGAGGCACTGGAGCTGCGCCTAGAACTCATTCAGCCGACAGCACGCATGCTTCAGGAATACATCGAGCAGAACCCACCACGGCTGTCTGTTGGCATTGA GGAGCTGGTGGCACAATTGCAATCTCGTGGAGTCGCCGTTTATCTGGTCTCTGGGGGTTTCCGATCCATCATCGAGGGAGTGGCAGACGAGATTGGCATTCCTCGCAAGAACATTTTTGCCAATCAAATAAAGTTCTACTTTAATG GCGAGTATGCCGGCTATGATGAGAAGCAGCCAACATCTCATCAAGATGGCAAAGCTCGGGTGGTGTCCTTTCTAAAGCAGAAATATGGCTACCAGCGAGTTGTCATGGTCGGTGATGGGGCAACGGATCTGGCAGCTTGCCCTCCTGCG GACGCATTCGTTGGATACGGTGGAAACCAAGTGCGTGAAAAAGTCAAGAAGGCAGCTTCGTGGTTTGTCTACAGCTTTGATGAGCTAGTGCAAGAGCTGAATAGGAACTGA